The Candidatus Angelobacter sp. genome includes a window with the following:
- a CDS encoding NAD(P)/FAD-dependent oxidoreductase yields MDNPHVVVLGAGFGGLSFCQSFKHPRARVTLVDRQNHHLFQPLLYQVATAGLSAPEIAQPIRSILSDRPDVTVLLDHAEDFDLARKRVMLGENTLPYDYLVLALGGTTSYFGHPGWEPFAPGLKSLDDALRIRRHILLAFEKAENETGADEHNRLMTIVVVGGGPTGVELAGAFAELARRVLKSDFRRIDPTQARIILVEAAPRVLAHLPPDLSASAQRQLEKLGVEVRTGVQVKNITKGRVELDGGRVIDAENVIWAAGVSATPVARKLGVELDRVGRVKVLPDLSLPGRPEVFAIGDMALVLDEQGKPVPGVSPAAMQMARHVARIIQHELQAGAGQTGRARFKYWDKGTMATIGRSAAVARIGRFEFSGFPAWMAWLFIHLIFLVGFRNKLAVLLQWAYSYLTYKRGARIVTGLSEERKQVTD; encoded by the coding sequence TCCGCGGGCGCGCGTAACGCTTGTTGACCGCCAGAACCATCATTTGTTCCAACCGCTGCTTTATCAGGTTGCGACGGCCGGGCTGTCGGCACCGGAAATCGCGCAGCCAATCCGTTCGATCCTTTCTGACCGGCCCGATGTCACGGTGCTGCTTGACCACGCGGAGGATTTCGACCTCGCCCGGAAAAGAGTCATGCTCGGAGAAAACACGCTGCCCTACGACTATCTCGTGCTCGCGCTCGGTGGAACCACGAGCTATTTCGGCCATCCCGGATGGGAGCCGTTCGCGCCCGGCTTGAAATCGCTCGACGACGCGCTGCGCATCCGCCGACACATCCTGCTGGCGTTTGAGAAAGCAGAAAACGAGACCGGCGCGGACGAACACAATCGGTTGATGACCATCGTTGTCGTGGGCGGTGGCCCGACGGGCGTGGAACTGGCAGGCGCTTTCGCCGAGCTGGCCCGGCGGGTGTTAAAAAGTGATTTTCGACGCATCGATCCAACGCAGGCGCGAATCATCCTGGTTGAGGCCGCACCGCGTGTTCTGGCGCATCTGCCGCCGGATCTTTCCGCCAGCGCGCAGCGCCAGCTTGAAAAACTCGGCGTCGAGGTGCGCACTGGCGTCCAAGTTAAAAACATCACAAAAGGGCGCGTTGAACTCGATGGCGGGCGGGTCATCGATGCCGAAAATGTCATTTGGGCCGCGGGCGTGTCGGCCACCCCGGTTGCACGAAAGCTCGGCGTCGAACTGGACCGTGTTGGCCGCGTCAAGGTGCTCCCTGATCTCAGCCTGCCCGGCCGCCCGGAAGTTTTTGCCATCGGCGACATGGCGCTGGTTTTGGACGAACAAGGCAAGCCTGTCCCGGGTGTTTCACCTGCTGCCATGCAGATGGCGCGGCACGTGGCGCGCATCATTCAACATGAGCTGCAAGCCGGCGCGGGACAGACCGGACGAGCCCGATTCAAGTACTGGGACAAGGGTACCATGGCAACCATTGGCCGCTCTGCGGCCGTAGCCAGGATCGGCCGGTTCGAATTCAGCGGTTTCCCCGCCTGGATGGCCTGGTTATTCATCCATTTGATTTTCCTCGTCGGCTTTCGCAACAAACTCGCCGTGCTGTTGCAGTGGGCCTATTCCTACCTCACGTACAAGCGGGGCGCCCGGATTGTAACCGGGCTTTCCGAAGAACGGAAGCAAGTGACAGACTGA